In a single window of the Flavobacterium sp. W4I14 genome:
- a CDS encoding hypothetical protein (product_source=Hypo-rule applied; ko=KO:K21572; pfam=PF07980,PF14322; superfamily=48452) produces the protein MKKIIYLLFLVASLIGFSCKKDFLQRDVGIQSDLEEVFKDPLLASRFGDFTYTFSISDYGRLSGYKGMTSQFTDESIVNNGQIEVAAMNSGQFLDPGASDVTGIYAQMYRGIRNANLMLANMDKTPWTDLYNPSYIKGEQLYLRAYFYFELLRRFGGVVILTQPQDFTEASTDLPRASYAETLALILSDLEQATTLLPLTNADWPNPAAQSNRATGAAVMALKARALLFDASPLNNPNNDLAKWKKAAEASKAIIDLNKFSLEANYANVLTVANSNEYIRIWPRGGRGFIGTYLSDFLIPTSYGGAQSNLSPVQNHVDLYEMANGKPITDVTSGYNPQNPYLNRDPRFYVNILYNNVTWQGRAVQTWQSEPNAQGIITYGTDISTATSITKTSYYLKRLWPEASRSGSTASALLNYVFYRYAEVLINYAEALNEEAGPTAEVYNALNAIRLRVKMPALPAGLSQAEMRERIRNERAIEFAFEDMRWWDILRWKKGPEIVAQPMKAMKVIKNANGSFSYSVIELPAFKKVFNNNMYLYPIPRAEMNKTSGALKQNPGW, from the coding sequence ATGAAAAAAATCATATATCTCTTGTTTTTAGTTGCCTCGTTAATTGGTTTTTCCTGCAAAAAGGATTTTCTACAACGCGATGTGGGGATCCAGAGCGACCTCGAAGAGGTTTTTAAAGACCCCTTGTTGGCTTCCCGTTTCGGCGATTTTACTTATACGTTTTCCATTTCAGATTATGGCCGCCTGAGCGGTTATAAAGGCATGACCTCACAATTTACAGATGAATCTATTGTTAATAACGGTCAGATAGAGGTAGCAGCGATGAATAGCGGTCAGTTTTTAGATCCCGGTGCTTCAGATGTAACAGGCATTTATGCACAAATGTACAGAGGAATCCGAAATGCAAACCTGATGCTGGCCAATATGGATAAAACCCCATGGACAGATCTTTACAATCCCAGTTATATCAAAGGCGAGCAACTTTATCTCCGGGCGTATTTTTATTTTGAACTTTTAAGGCGCTTTGGCGGGGTGGTTATATTAACCCAACCTCAGGATTTTACTGAAGCCTCAACAGACCTTCCGCGTGCGAGTTATGCGGAAACATTAGCGCTGATTTTGAGTGATCTGGAGCAGGCCACCACACTATTGCCATTGACCAATGCCGATTGGCCAAATCCTGCTGCACAGTCTAACAGGGCTACAGGAGCTGCAGTGATGGCGCTTAAAGCAAGAGCCTTGCTATTCGATGCCAGCCCATTAAATAACCCCAACAATGATTTAGCCAAGTGGAAGAAGGCCGCAGAGGCATCAAAAGCAATTATAGACCTGAATAAATTTTCACTCGAGGCCAATTATGCCAACGTACTCACTGTGGCAAACTCTAATGAATACATCCGGATCTGGCCACGCGGAGGGCGTGGATTTATTGGAACCTATCTCAGCGATTTTTTGATTCCTACAAGTTATGGAGGAGCACAATCTAATCTTTCGCCTGTTCAGAATCATGTGGATCTGTATGAAATGGCGAACGGCAAACCGATTACCGATGTCACATCGGGCTACAATCCGCAAAATCCTTATCTCAATCGAGATCCACGGTTTTATGTCAACATCCTCTATAATAATGTTACCTGGCAGGGGCGTGCGGTACAAACATGGCAGTCAGAGCCCAATGCGCAGGGTATCATCACCTATGGAACTGATATCAGCACAGCTACTTCCATTACTAAAACCAGCTATTACCTAAAAAGGCTATGGCCTGAAGCTTCGCGTTCGGGTTCTACTGCATCGGCGCTTCTGAATTATGTTTTTTACAGGTATGCTGAAGTACTGATTAATTACGCTGAGGCTTTAAATGAAGAAGCCGGTCCAACAGCTGAAGTGTATAACGCATTGAATGCCATTCGTTTGCGGGTTAAAATGCCGGCTTTGCCAGCTGGTCTCAGCCAAGCTGAAATGCGCGAGCGCATCAGAAATGAACGTGCCATAGAATTTGCTTTCGAAGACATGCGCTGGTGGGATATACTCCGCTGGAAAAAAGGACCAGAAATCGTGGCGCAGCCAATGAAAGCCATGAAGGTGATTAAAAATGCCAATGGATCATTTAGCTACAGCGTGATAGAATTGCCCGCATTTAAAAAGGTATTCAATAATAACATGTATTTATACCCGATCCCGAGAGCAGAAATGAATAAAACCAGCGGCGCTTTAAAACAGAATCCAGGCTGGTAA
- a CDS encoding TonB-linked SusC/RagA family outer membrane protein (product_source=TIGR04056; cleavage_site_network=SignalP-noTM; cog=COG1629; ko=KO:K21573; pfam=PF07715; superfamily=56935; tigrfam=TIGR04056; transmembrane_helix_parts=Inside_1_6,TMhelix_7_26,Outside_27_940) — MTRYTKCSGIILGIICYLFTCTALAQNTNQKESITKENDGQIDSTNKLIEIPFGTRNREELNFAQSSLRYNQLTKVPISNLSGLLAGRLSGFLFRWTGNQPGGGNVSYQIRGRSSYAQGSTPAFLVDGIERDFEDMDISEIESVTVLKDAAALNWYGLNGGNGAILVTTKRGKVGENLISFDAQGGFQSASNLIKPLNAYDFATLYNRGLTNIGQTPAYSEAALEGYKNHTDPYLYPDNNYLDRFLNKRAATQRYALTFSGGSNKVRYFSSVSYFNQQGLFKETETPNYDSNYGYKRYNFRINLDYDVTKTLTLTLLAGVRSEVRNDVGDGTATVFNNLYNLPPNAFPILNADGSYGGTSLFQNNPLGQLQGTGFSRTTTNILLASIMADQKLDFITKGLSANLFFSYDGYGNYGDGLSENYAVFNQTVTPIQTYRTPAVIAYRTAAFQTNTKNNELWFGFDYNRTIGTDHQIKANVRGQQYVSAAVDRLDYRSRMLVGRADYSFKQRYMLGFTASYSGSENYAPGRRFGFFPAVSAGWLISKEDFLKDASAISYLKLRGSYGRSGNIGPTYDASGNIVRLPYRTLFTRDAGPFLGSTFSTSTTARLVSPAGNPLTTWEKVDRLNLGTDVDFLKGALSFSFDYFDEKRTDILGPANLPGIVGIAIAQVNSGKVSSKGFDASGAFNKRIGEVLISTNANFTYAKNVILERTENVLPNQSTIGRYLNGGNYYLAEGIFQSQAEINASPKQTLSSLVVPGDLKYKDVNNDNLIDANDAVSSDYTDIPKIYYGFGFNIRYKQFDLGAQFQGVEGRTIDLSDIMYAGPNGLNQLSLDSWTPATAATAKYPRVGISDNGNNTANSTFWLYSGDFLKLRSAEIGYSTSNKLNQRLRFKGARIFVSGNNIFTISKLNELDIDPETPNAGRFSSYPYVKTFAVGINVKF, encoded by the coding sequence ATGACAAGATATACTAAATGTTCAGGCATAATTTTGGGCATCATATGCTATCTGTTTACCTGCACAGCTTTAGCACAAAATACAAATCAGAAGGAATCTATTACAAAGGAAAACGATGGACAGATAGATTCAACTAATAAATTGATTGAAATCCCCTTCGGTACACGCAATAGGGAAGAACTGAATTTTGCCCAGAGTTCGCTTCGGTATAACCAGCTCACAAAAGTGCCCATCAGTAACCTGTCTGGTTTACTCGCCGGAAGATTGAGTGGCTTTTTATTCAGATGGACAGGTAATCAACCAGGTGGTGGCAATGTATCCTACCAGATCCGGGGAAGGTCATCTTATGCGCAGGGCTCAACACCAGCTTTCCTGGTAGATGGAATTGAACGTGATTTCGAAGACATGGATATCAGCGAAATTGAAAGCGTAACCGTATTAAAAGATGCTGCTGCTCTAAATTGGTATGGCTTAAATGGAGGCAACGGCGCCATTCTGGTGACAACCAAAAGGGGAAAAGTTGGAGAAAACCTGATCTCTTTCGATGCCCAGGGTGGTTTTCAGTCGGCCAGCAACCTGATCAAGCCCTTAAATGCCTACGATTTTGCCACCCTGTACAATCGTGGCTTAACCAATATCGGGCAAACGCCAGCTTACAGTGAGGCAGCCCTCGAAGGGTACAAAAATCATACAGATCCCTATTTGTATCCTGATAACAATTATTTAGATCGTTTTCTAAACAAACGGGCCGCTACCCAAAGGTATGCACTTACCTTTAGTGGCGGGAGCAACAAGGTGCGTTATTTTAGTTCTGTTAGTTACTTTAATCAGCAAGGACTTTTTAAAGAAACAGAAACGCCCAATTACGATTCTAATTATGGTTATAAACGTTATAACTTCAGGATCAATCTCGATTACGATGTAACCAAAACGCTTACGCTAACCTTGTTGGCAGGGGTTAGAAGTGAAGTACGGAACGATGTTGGGGATGGTACTGCAACTGTATTTAACAACTTGTATAATTTGCCGCCAAACGCGTTTCCTATTTTAAATGCGGATGGATCTTACGGTGGAACTTCACTCTTTCAGAATAATCCCCTCGGGCAGTTACAGGGCACAGGATTTTCGCGTACCACCACAAATATTTTACTGGCCAGTATCATGGCCGATCAAAAACTGGATTTTATAACGAAAGGCCTTTCTGCCAACTTATTCTTTTCTTATGATGGTTATGGTAATTATGGCGACGGACTATCTGAAAATTATGCCGTTTTCAATCAAACAGTTACGCCCATACAAACCTATCGTACACCTGCTGTAATTGCCTACAGAACTGCGGCATTCCAAACCAATACCAAAAATAATGAGCTTTGGTTTGGCTTCGATTATAACAGGACTATAGGTACAGATCATCAAATAAAAGCCAATGTGCGTGGACAGCAATATGTAAGTGCAGCGGTAGATCGGTTAGATTATCGCTCGCGTATGCTTGTTGGCCGTGCCGATTACAGTTTCAAACAGCGCTATATGCTGGGTTTCACAGCAAGTTATTCCGGATCAGAAAACTACGCTCCGGGAAGACGTTTCGGGTTTTTTCCGGCAGTATCGGCCGGATGGCTTATCTCCAAAGAAGATTTTCTTAAAGATGCCTCAGCAATCAGCTACCTTAAATTGAGAGGATCTTACGGGCGTTCGGGTAATATCGGGCCAACTTATGATGCCAGCGGGAATATCGTCAGATTGCCTTACCGTACGCTGTTTACCAGAGATGCAGGGCCATTCCTCGGTTCTACTTTTTCTACTTCAACAACAGCAAGATTGGTAAGCCCTGCCGGTAACCCATTAACCACCTGGGAAAAGGTTGATCGATTAAACCTGGGTACAGATGTAGACTTTCTAAAAGGGGCGCTTTCTTTCTCTTTTGATTATTTTGATGAAAAACGCACAGACATTTTGGGCCCTGCAAATTTACCAGGTATTGTTGGGATAGCCATTGCACAGGTAAATTCTGGAAAGGTAAGCAGTAAAGGATTTGATGCCAGCGGTGCTTTTAATAAAAGAATCGGCGAAGTGCTGATCAGTACCAACGCCAACTTTACCTATGCTAAAAACGTGATTTTGGAAAGGACTGAAAATGTATTGCCCAATCAATCTACAATAGGGCGCTACTTAAATGGTGGGAATTATTACCTAGCTGAAGGTATTTTTCAAAGTCAGGCCGAAATTAATGCAAGCCCAAAGCAAACCTTGTCGAGCCTCGTGGTGCCTGGCGATCTTAAATATAAAGACGTTAACAACGACAATCTCATAGATGCAAATGATGCTGTATCAAGCGATTATACCGATATTCCGAAAATATATTACGGCTTTGGTTTTAACATCAGGTATAAGCAGTTTGATCTCGGCGCACAGTTTCAAGGTGTAGAAGGGCGAACAATTGATCTTTCTGATATTATGTATGCCGGTCCTAACGGATTGAACCAGTTGAGCTTAGATAGCTGGACACCTGCCACTGCGGCTACGGCAAAATACCCACGTGTTGGAATCTCAGATAATGGAAACAATACTGCAAACTCCACCTTTTGGTTGTATTCAGGTGATTTTTTGAAGCTTAGATCCGCTGAAATTGGTTATAGCACTTCAAATAAACTCAATCAACGCTTACGTTTTAAAGGCGCGAGGATTTTTGTAAGTGGCAATAATATTTTTACCATTTCCAAACTCAATGAGCTGGATATTGATCCCGAAACACCCAATGCAGGTCGTTTTTCCTCTTATCCCTACGTAAAAACCTTTGCCGTGGGTATAAATGTCAAATTTTAA
- a CDS encoding hypothetical protein (product_source=Hypo-rule applied; superfamily=50405,51445): MKKLNLEKTGKVALLAVLCLQMLSCTKNKDEDLLETFSNGAQKMAVVGTANNVLIRPVYNSTAVLRNPLNGWVMYAKRDAVDTYWDSQFSVPELGRNVKAIDYASACYIRTSWRSLNPSPGVYAWRDLNSQIGKLINGVKTRGLPIAFRIVVDGRDQGENTPAFVFNAGAGYWLSNPVAPTQKTPYPQDPIFRQYYTTFIEELAKDFNDPVRTSFIDAYGLGKWGEAHNVVYAEPGTLTAAQTETAKEETLDWIMALYNRTFTKVPLVINYHRLIGHPTSWGAANANSDRLLVKAINQGYSLRHDAFGMTDYYQSWEKNFAATWKHKRPIIMEGGWIVSGTHRYWIDSSGQYREGHPEDVRLGEFNRSAEAAVNMMDFRVGETTSWFQTSFPLVQRFNAEGGYRLYPDELSLPNAIANGATATLSHRWKNMGWGYCPNNIPQWNYKYKVAFAILDTAGAVKKLFIDENGDPSKWLKDNPITYNFTTTAINLPPGNYKWAVAIVDKTNLNKPGIALAVTGTFKNGWLELGNLQVRAEAPIGQTVKLKGPNNMFVSGENGEAPMRCNRANASGWETFAIVDAGGGKVALRSMNKYVSSENGATTGITCNRTTISDWEKFDWMVNANGKISLKGNNGRYISSEGGQSVMKCNRETIAGWEAFALE, encoded by the coding sequence ATGAAAAAACTAAATTTAGAAAAAACCGGAAAGGTCGCTTTGCTGGCAGTTTTATGCTTACAAATGCTTTCGTGTACTAAAAACAAAGATGAAGATCTTTTAGAAACCTTTAGTAACGGAGCGCAAAAAATGGCTGTTGTTGGTACCGCCAATAATGTACTGATCAGGCCTGTATACAACAGTACAGCTGTATTGCGCAACCCCTTGAATGGCTGGGTAATGTATGCAAAGCGTGATGCTGTTGATACCTATTGGGATAGTCAGTTTTCTGTTCCAGAATTGGGAAGAAATGTAAAAGCTATAGATTATGCATCGGCCTGCTACATCCGTACTAGCTGGAGGTCGCTTAATCCCAGCCCTGGCGTTTATGCCTGGAGAGACCTTAATTCACAAATTGGTAAATTAATTAATGGGGTTAAAACCAGGGGATTACCCATCGCGTTCCGGATTGTTGTAGACGGGCGTGATCAGGGAGAAAATACGCCTGCTTTTGTGTTCAACGCAGGAGCTGGATATTGGTTGTCAAATCCCGTGGCGCCTACACAGAAAACCCCTTACCCTCAAGATCCGATATTCAGGCAGTATTATACTACCTTCATTGAAGAACTTGCAAAAGACTTTAATGACCCCGTTCGTACCTCTTTTATCGATGCCTATGGTTTGGGCAAATGGGGAGAAGCACACAATGTTGTGTATGCGGAACCGGGTACTTTAACTGCTGCGCAAACAGAAACGGCTAAAGAAGAGACTTTAGACTGGATAATGGCATTATACAACAGGACATTTACTAAAGTGCCGCTGGTGATCAATTACCACAGGTTAATAGGCCACCCTACAAGTTGGGGGGCAGCAAACGCTAATAGCGACAGGTTACTGGTTAAAGCGATCAATCAAGGATATAGCCTGAGGCATGATGCCTTTGGAATGACCGATTACTACCAAAGCTGGGAGAAAAACTTTGCTGCAACCTGGAAACATAAACGTCCGATTATTATGGAGGGAGGATGGATTGTGAGTGGTACCCATCGTTACTGGATCGACTCCAGCGGACAATATCGCGAAGGGCATCCTGAGGATGTAAGGCTGGGCGAATTTAACAGGTCGGCCGAAGCCGCAGTGAATATGATGGATTTTAGGGTTGGAGAAACAACCTCCTGGTTTCAGACTAGCTTTCCGCTGGTACAACGTTTTAATGCAGAGGGAGGCTATCGGTTATATCCTGATGAGTTATCGTTACCAAACGCAATTGCCAATGGTGCAACTGCTACTTTAAGCCATCGCTGGAAAAACATGGGCTGGGGGTATTGCCCTAACAATATTCCTCAGTGGAACTATAAGTACAAAGTTGCCTTTGCTATTCTGGATACTGCCGGTGCGGTAAAAAAACTTTTTATTGATGAAAACGGTGATCCCTCTAAATGGCTGAAAGATAATCCCATCACTTACAATTTTACCACAACGGCAATCAACTTGCCTCCTGGCAACTATAAATGGGCAGTAGCCATCGTTGATAAAACAAATTTGAATAAACCGGGTATTGCACTTGCTGTAACCGGTACCTTTAAAAATGGATGGTTGGAACTTGGTAATTTGCAGGTACGGGCAGAAGCGCCCATTGGCCAAACGGTAAAATTAAAAGGTCCCAACAATATGTTTGTATCCGGCGAAAATGGGGAAGCGCCGATGAGGTGTAACCGTGCGAACGCTTCTGGCTGGGAAACCTTTGCCATTGTAGATGCAGGCGGAGGAAAAGTTGCCTTAAGAAGCATGAACAAATATGTATCCTCAGAAAATGGGGCTACTACCGGGATAACCTGCAACCGAACAACCATCAGCGATTGGGAAAAGTTTGATTGGATGGTTAACGCCAATGGCAAAATCTCACTTAAGGGGAATAACGGCAGGTATATTTCTTCTGAAGGTGGACAATCGGTAATGAAATGCAACAGGGAAACTATTGCAGGCTGGGAGGCTTTTGCTTTGGAGTAG
- a CDS encoding hypothetical protein (product_source=Hypo-rule applied; ko=KO:K21572; pfam=PF07980,PF14322; superfamily=48452; transmembrane_helix_parts=Inside_1_4,TMhelix_5_22,Outside_23_551) — protein sequence MKKKLYGMYILLAVLLTGLGACKDEFFEPSYSEGPVSEEAIWNTDRRVREYLNNGYNYMLARYNVDGSGALMASGSDEAVNSNLNSNVNVFNNGNWSSLRTFDEQYTNLYTGLWVVNTFLERSPTAVIFPASDLPALRGEAFFLRALFHYELFKRYGGIVIATRSFSPIEDLNLPRNTVDEVVKQIVKDCDSAISQIPAASTKDWDAANYGRATKAAGMALKAKALLVYASPLYNPDNDLQRWQNAAKSAKDLMDLNKHSLLSTALFPSLWDYTTTATSYNNEVIFATPASNTNTIESNNAPISFTGGLGRTNPTQNLVDAFEMANGKAITDPASGYNPQNPYANRDPRLNQFIVYNGANFKTGSLTRAVETYEGGRDNVPSNVNSTKSGYYLRKFLSGNATYNITGTTSVRRPWVLFRYAEILLIYAEALNEFGGPNAEVYNAINAVRTRAGMPALSGLTQLQMRDRIKNERRVELCFEEQRFFDVRRWKDGESNFNGPVNGIKITKVGTTLAYSPFVIENRTFTSKNYWYPFQQSEINKANKLIQNPGY from the coding sequence ATGAAAAAGAAATTATATGGTATGTATATCCTTCTGGCAGTTTTGCTAACGGGCCTTGGCGCTTGTAAGGATGAATTTTTTGAACCTTCGTACAGTGAAGGCCCCGTAAGTGAAGAAGCAATCTGGAATACAGACAGGCGCGTGCGGGAGTATTTGAACAACGGATACAATTACATGCTGGCCAGATACAATGTTGACGGTTCGGGCGCATTAATGGCCAGCGGAAGTGATGAAGCCGTAAATTCAAATTTAAACAGCAATGTAAACGTTTTCAATAATGGTAACTGGAGCAGTTTAAGAACCTTTGATGAACAGTATACCAATCTTTATACCGGATTATGGGTGGTAAATACATTTCTGGAGCGATCACCAACGGCGGTTATTTTTCCGGCAAGCGATCTGCCCGCACTAAGGGGAGAGGCTTTTTTTCTAAGGGCTTTATTTCATTATGAATTATTTAAACGGTATGGCGGCATCGTAATTGCTACCAGATCCTTTTCGCCGATAGAAGATTTAAATCTGCCACGAAATACTGTTGATGAGGTGGTAAAACAGATTGTTAAAGATTGCGATTCGGCGATCAGCCAGATTCCGGCAGCTTCTACCAAAGATTGGGATGCGGCCAATTATGGCCGTGCTACAAAGGCTGCAGGAATGGCGCTAAAAGCCAAAGCGCTGTTGGTTTACGCAAGTCCGCTTTACAATCCGGATAACGACCTGCAGCGTTGGCAAAATGCCGCAAAAAGTGCAAAAGATTTAATGGATTTAAATAAACACAGCTTGTTGAGCACGGCGTTATTCCCGAGCTTATGGGACTATACCACCACCGCTACTTCTTACAACAACGAGGTTATCTTCGCCACACCGGCAAGCAATACCAATACAATAGAGTCAAATAACGCACCCATTAGCTTCACCGGTGGATTGGGAAGAACAAACCCTACGCAGAACCTGGTGGATGCTTTTGAAATGGCCAATGGTAAAGCCATAACAGATCCTGCATCAGGTTATAATCCGCAAAATCCGTATGCCAACAGAGACCCACGTTTAAACCAGTTTATTGTATATAATGGAGCAAATTTTAAAACGGGAAGTTTAACCCGTGCAGTAGAAACTTATGAGGGAGGTCGTGATAATGTTCCTTCCAATGTAAACAGTACAAAATCAGGCTATTATCTGCGTAAATTTCTAAGCGGCAATGCAACTTACAACATCACTGGTACCACAAGCGTAAGAAGGCCATGGGTATTGTTTAGGTATGCAGAAATCTTACTGATTTACGCAGAAGCTTTAAATGAATTTGGCGGTCCGAATGCAGAAGTTTATAATGCCATAAACGCTGTGCGCACCCGTGCCGGGATGCCCGCGCTATCTGGCTTAACACAATTACAAATGCGCGATCGGATAAAAAATGAGCGCCGTGTAGAATTATGTTTTGAAGAACAGCGGTTTTTTGATGTGAGGCGATGGAAAGATGGGGAAAGTAATTTTAACGGACCCGTTAACGGCATAAAAATTACCAAGGTGGGTACTACGTTAGCTTATAGTCCTTTTGTAATTGAAAACAGGACCTTTACCAGTAAAAACTATTGGTATCCTTTTCAGCAGTCTGAAATCAATAAAGCAAATAAACTGATTCAAAATCCAGGGTATTAA
- a CDS encoding pimeloyl-ACP methyl ester carboxylesterase (product_source=COG0596; cog=COG0596; pfam=PF07224; superfamily=53474; transmembrane_helix_parts=Inside_1_19,TMhelix_20_39,Outside_40_421), giving the protein MRYKLKCAAHQGRFVITGSVRKTLIFLLAIILFSGSLYAQKTDKFMGEIVNYDESTVPAYTLPEILLTTKGERVKNTSIWEKKRRPELLALFEEHVYGKTPGSFDSLKFMVTNEKADAMQGKVHLKEIKITAWNKGNSVSFPLVLFIPNKRKKPAPVFLLINNRSSRNTDPTRVEKSTFWPAELLIDSGYAIAAFHHGDVAPDRKDSYQNGVLAHLFPAELEKDNGMKAIGVWAWAASRVMDYFKTDNEIDFNKVALVGHSRGGKTALWAAAQDQRFAMVFSSCSGSTGASLARRKYGETISLINKQFGYWFNNNYKKYSNDVNSLPVDQHMLIGLIAPRPVYTTNATEDRWADPYGSFLSLVNAKPVYDLYGKKVTLPKDMPAVNSPIINSAMGYHFREGKHDLNVYDWTSFIRFAKLHF; this is encoded by the coding sequence ATGAGGTATAAATTAAAATGTGCTGCCCATCAAGGCAGATTTGTAATAACCGGTTCGGTAAGAAAAACACTGATTTTTTTACTTGCGATAATCCTGTTTTCAGGTAGTTTATATGCACAGAAAACGGATAAGTTTATGGGGGAGATCGTCAATTATGACGAAAGTACTGTTCCTGCCTACACCTTACCCGAAATACTGCTCACCACAAAAGGAGAAAGGGTGAAAAACACCTCGATTTGGGAGAAAAAGCGAAGACCTGAGCTTTTAGCCCTTTTTGAGGAACATGTTTATGGAAAAACACCCGGTAGTTTTGATAGTTTGAAATTTATGGTAACCAATGAAAAAGCTGATGCCATGCAGGGAAAGGTCCATTTGAAAGAGATAAAGATTACCGCCTGGAATAAAGGGAATTCGGTATCCTTTCCTCTGGTACTCTTTATTCCAAACAAGCGGAAGAAACCAGCTCCTGTATTTTTACTGATCAACAACAGGAGCAGCAGAAATACAGATCCAACAAGAGTAGAAAAGAGTACTTTTTGGCCTGCAGAACTGTTGATCGACAGCGGTTATGCTATCGCTGCTTTTCATCATGGAGATGTAGCTCCTGACCGTAAGGATAGCTATCAGAATGGTGTATTGGCGCATTTGTTTCCGGCAGAACTCGAAAAAGATAATGGAATGAAAGCAATCGGCGTGTGGGCCTGGGCTGCAAGCAGGGTAATGGATTACTTCAAAACCGATAACGAAATCGATTTTAACAAAGTTGCGCTCGTAGGGCATTCACGGGGTGGTAAAACGGCTTTGTGGGCCGCCGCTCAGGATCAACGTTTTGCAATGGTGTTTAGCAGTTGCTCAGGCAGTACGGGCGCATCACTTGCAAGGCGTAAATATGGCGAAACAATAAGCCTGATCAATAAACAGTTTGGTTATTGGTTTAATAATAATTACAAGAAATATAGCAACGATGTAAACAGCCTGCCGGTCGATCAGCATATGCTCATTGGTCTCATTGCTCCACGGCCAGTATATACCACCAATGCTACCGAAGATCGATGGGCAGACCCTTACGGCTCGTTTTTGTCATTAGTGAATGCCAAGCCTGTTTACGATCTCTATGGTAAAAAAGTTACCCTTCCTAAGGATATGCCCGCAGTGAACAGTCCCATAATTAATTCGGCTATGGGATACCATTTCAGGGAAGGAAAACACGACCTCAACGTTTATGATTGGACAAGTTTTATCCGCTTTGCCAAACTCCATTTTTAG